The sequence AATGGGGATCGGAGAGATCGACCGGAATCCCGCCGCGATCGAGGACGTTGGCGCGCGTGGTGTCGAAATGGGCATTGGCGACCACATAGTCGCCGCGTTGCAGAATGGCGCCGAACAGCAGATGCTCAGAAGCGCGTCCCTGATGCATCGGCATCACATGGTCATACCCGGTCAGGTCGCGAACCGTCCGTTCCAGATGTTCGAAACTGCGCGCGCCGGCATACGATTCATCGCCGCACATCAGGCCGGCCCACTGGCGATCCGACATCGCGCCGGTTCCGGAATCGGTCAACAGATCGATGTACACATCGGCGGCACGGATATTGAACAGGTTGAAGCCCGCCTTCTGGAGACGTGCCTCCCTCTCGGATGGACCCAGCAGTCGAATTGCCTCAACCGACTTGATGCGGAACGGTTCAACGGGGTGCGATTGGATATCGTGCGTGTTGTCAAGTGTAGAGTTCACGTTGTCATCTCCCCATGGGCTATGGGATTCGTCACCGCGTCCAATATAACACGAAAGCCCGGGTTGGTGCTGTCAAGAACGAGGAGGGATATTACGGGCCACCACAGGGGTCAGCGACTTCACGTAGGGGAGACCCGTCGGGTCGTCCTAACAGCATCTAACATGATGGTGATGGGAGTAGTCGACCTCGCTGTCGTTCCAAGTCCCCGGAGATGGCCACTGCCCCCCACCCTACCCTCTCCCCAGCGGGTCGAGGGGAAAAACCTGCCCCCTCTCCCTTCGAGGGAGAGGGCTGGGGTGAGGGTGTTGACCGATTCCACTCATACTGCAGGACGCCCTGAGAACACGCCGGGTGGCATGCACAAGCCGACCGACCAACGGTCGACGGCTTGTGCGTGACCGCGTTTGCCACATGGTCGGGCACGCACCAACAAGTTTGTGCGTGGCATCCGGACCGGCATGTCGTTCCCTCAGAATCCCGGTTGACACCCGGCCGGGGCATGGCATATTGCCGTCAGACATTGGATGTCCCGCCTTCGGGGAGAAGGGCCGTGGATTGGCCTAAACGAATACCCTTGACCGCTGCTTTGGCAGCGACGGTGACGGTTGCTGGGTCGGAGGTATCGCCGCCGACAGACCACAGCGTGGTCGCCGACGGCAGTGCGCGGGTGAGCCCGTTCTTTCGCACCGCAGGGACACCGCCGCCGTTGGCGCCGGGACTGCATTTCGCCAACACGTTCTGGGACCTCCAGCACTACCATTCGTCGGGTTACCAAACGGCCCGTTGGGCCGGAGCAGAGCGCGTGCATTTCGCTTGGATGGAGATGGATCCATACATAGGGGAACCGGAAGGCCCGGACTGGTTTGTCGCCTACACTCGATACAACATGAACACGGCATCTTGGGAGTACCCATTCGGAGGCGTAATCCTATCACTCGGAGTACATGCTCGAGCCAAGAGCCCAAACTTGGCGGCTGACGATGATGATCTTGCCCATCTGGCATTCCACCAACGCGCAGAGGCAGGTGCTCCATACACGTCTTGGCATGTGTTCGTACCATTGCCCGGACTCACACTGCCCATCGATGACGAGCTGCCGACCACGCCCGAATTTGGCCAGGTCATTTGGCCCCAGATTGATGTGCAGTCAAGGACTGAACCGAGGTGGGACATCTACCACGTCGTTTCGGCAACGGCCGCGAACGATGAGTTGATGCCCACAGACTGGACTCCGCGTATCTATGTCTACTGGCGCTATGACGGCACCGTTTGGCAGGGACCGGTGGCGATTGATTCCGGCCATACGCTGGGATATGTCCTCGCCGCCGACCCGAACTCCGACAAGGTCGCCATTGCCCTGCATTCGGATCATCCCGAGGATGGTCTGAACGGTCTGCGCAACGTTGCCTACTACGAATCGCAGTCCGAGGGAGCGGGATGGATTAGCGGCGCGGAGCTCGGGTCCACGCACAAGAACCTGATCACGAACTACGATGACTCACTGGGACCGCAGGCATGGGTTCACATTTCGACGGCCTATGATCACGATGGTACCCTGCATGTGATCTGGGACGAGCAGCCGTGCAGAGGCGCGACAAGGCAGGTCGCTATCCGCCATTGGAATGACATGCGGTGGACCATCAGTCGAGTGGCTTTGGGATATTGGGACAATCCTGCCGCGGATGGCGGCTTCGATCTCAATCTCGCCAAGATGACGCTCGGCATCGGGGATGGTGCCACGCCCTGTCAAAGTGGCGCCGAAACCAATCGCGACTACCTTTACGTGGTCTATACCCGATTCGGTGGTCCCACGCCAGCAGAGCAAGAGGATCACTCGGTGCTGGGATACATGAATGGTGAGCTGTATCTGAACGTGTCGCGCGACGGCGGACAGTCATGGTCCCAGCCGCAGAACCTGACAAACACGAAGACGCCCAATTGCAACCCCGGCGCGACTCCTCCCGGCATGATTAACCCACCGCGCCCTGACTCGGTCTGCCGTTCTGAGCACTGGGCGACGATCGGCAAAGTCGCGCACGATATCGATATCTTCTTCATCAGCGACAATGACGCGGGTGCGATTCAGTTTGGCGAGGGGACTTGGCAGTTGAACCCAGTCATGTACATGCGTCTGCCGGGCGGCACGACCGATGCGCCGTATCTTTGCCCGCGCATCGAGCCGTGGCTGGCCTCGGCATTGGGTGACGGCGGCCCCTGCGGCTTCCATCCCGGGTGGACCGGCATCGACTCGACGACACTGACCATCGCCAACCTCGGCAACGGTGCGCTCGACGGATCGGTCTCGGTTGTCTACGTCGATCCGCCCGATCCGTCGTCGAACTGGCTCTCTGTTGCCGGGGCACAGTCGCTTCCGATCACGATCCCGGCAGGGGGCGACGATCTGGTGCTGCCGGTCGTAATGAATGCGGCCGGTTTGGCCACTGACAGCAACACCGCCGAGATCCGCATTGCCCACAATGACACGACGCAGTCGAATCCGTTCATCATCCCGGTTGTGTTCGCACCGGGACCATGCCGCTGCCACGCCGATCCGATCTGTGACGGCCAGACCAGCATCCTCGATGTCGTCGGGATCGTCAATCGGGCGTTTCGCGGTGGGCCGGTCGTGATTGATTCGGGGTGTCCGCACAACCCGCCGGCCATCGACGGACGCTCCGATGTCGATTGCAGCAGCCGGAGTGATATCGTCGACGTCGTCAAGATGATCGATGTCGCCTTCCGTGGCGCCAATCCCGCGTCGCGATTCTGCGATCCGTGTTTGTAGGGGGGGGGCCCGCCCTGCCCTTTTGGGCGCGGAATCCGCGTCCCTACATTTCGATTGAACGCATGTTGAGGGCAACGGCCTATCGTGCCCGGAGACGACAAAGGGCACAGCGGGCTGTCCCCCTACGATTGAATTCGAGATCGATCCTTCGGGGTTAGTCCCGTATCAACCGCCCGACATAGCGGGCGGTGCCGATCGCGATGCCGCGGTGGTTGTGCAGGATCGGCGCGGCAAAGCCGTTGAGCCCGGCGGCTGATCCATCTGGCAGGAGGCCCAGTTCACGCAGCACACCGATCAGCAGCGGCCCGACCGCTCGCGTTCCCCCGTCGCCGACTTTGATCGCGATTCCTAAACCCCTTTCCGGCACGCCGACACACTCGACCGCCTCTCCCCCGGCCTTGGTGAACAGAGTGCCCCCGGAGGCCTCGGAGATCGCAAGGTCGAGCCGACCGGTCCCGGAGATCATCTCCGGATGGCGCATCATCGCCGCGACGATCCGTGCGCCTTCGGCCCCGGCGGGTGATCGCCCCAGGCGGGGATTGGCCGCCTGCGACAGACGCGCGTATCCCGCGGCCAACGCCCGCAGTGACACGGCGTAGTTTGGCGCCGAGCAGCCGTCGGTGCCGGTACGAATCTCGTTTGCGCTCAACGACAGCATCTCGATCACCGTTTCGCGGATCGCCTTCTGCACCGGTGAATCGAGTTCCAGGTAGTGATCGATCGGCGCGTTCAGGACGCGTGCCAGCGCCAGCATGCCGCTGTGCTTGCCCGAGCAGTTGTTGTGCAGCGGGGTGAAATCGGTCTTTGGCGGGATCGGGGGCTCCTCCGGATGGATGTAGAGCGGAATGTGAACGCCGCACTGCAGGTCCTCGGGGCGGGCGCCAATCGCGGCGAGCATCTCCCGTGCGGCCTCGACGTGTCGCGGTTCGCCGGAGTGCGAGGCGCAGACCAGGGCGAGATGGCGCTCTTGGAATCCAAAGCGGTCGGGGACGCCGCGTCGCACCCCGGCCAGCGCCTGAAACGGTTTCAGTGAGGAACGCGAGAAGGTCACGAACCCCGGGT comes from Candidatus Zixiibacteriota bacterium and encodes:
- a CDS encoding asparaginase translates to MIVQEHGRQDQVKTDHSGLAPAVEVTRGEAIESIHHAAAAVVDCEGNLIAHLGDPGFVTFSRSSLKPFQALAGVRRGVPDRFGFQERHLALVCASHSGEPRHVEAAREMLAAIGARPEDLQCGVHIPLYIHPEEPPIPPKTDFTPLHNNCSGKHSGMLALARVLNAPIDHYLELDSPVQKAIRETVIEMLSLSANEIRTGTDGCSAPNYAVSLRALAAGYARLSQAANPRLGRSPAGAEGARIVAAMMRHPEMISGTGRLDLAISEASGGTLFTKAGGEAVECVGVPERGLGIAIKVGDGGTRAVGPLLIGVLRELGLLPDGSAAGLNGFAAPILHNHRGIAIGTARYVGRLIRD